The following coding sequences are from one Rutidosis leptorrhynchoides isolate AG116_Rl617_1_P2 chromosome 11, CSIRO_AGI_Rlap_v1, whole genome shotgun sequence window:
- the LOC139876635 gene encoding WAT1-related protein At5g07050-like, producing the protein MEGKLGCFGRFFLSSKPYIAMICLQFGYAGMNIITKVSLNRGMSHYVLVVYRHAFATAAIAPFAIILERNIRPKITLSIFLQMFVLGLLGPVIDQNFYYAGLKFTSPTFSCAMSNMLPAMTFVMAVLCRMEKLNLRTVRSQAKVVGTIFTVAGAMLMTLYKGDVVELFWTKYLHPHYAETATSTTSDSSDKDWVTGSILLIIATFAWASFFIVQNVTMRRYTAPLSLTCLVCFIGTLQSIVVTFVMDRKPNVWTIGWDMNLLAAAYAGIVSSSIAYYVQGLVMEKRGPVFVTAFSPLMMIIVAIMGSFILAEKIYMGGVMGSILIVIGLYSVLWGKYKEYKEKEFAEQILDPVKANSGNNNNNNVMMIDVIDANDLEMQKNEMYKSSVPTTIAISAPIPTPPMIAVETPKV; encoded by the exons ATGGAAGGGAAATTAGGATGTTTTGGAAGGTTTTTTCTCTCTTCAAAACCGTATATCGCCATGATTTGTTTACAATTTGGATATGCCGGGATGAACATCATCACAAAAGTGTCACTCAATCGGGGCATGAGTCACTACGTTCTAGTTGTTTATCGTCATGCATTTGCCACTGCGGCTATTGCCCCTTTCGCCATCATACTTGAAAG GAATATTCGCCCCAAGATCACATTATCGATATTCTTGCAAATGTTTGTCTTGGGACTTCTCGG GCCGGTGATCGATCAAAACTTCTACTACGCTGGACTAAAGTTCACATCACCCACCTTTTCGTGTGCTATGAGCAACATGCTTCCAGCAATGACCTTCGTTATGGCAGTCCTATGCAG AATGGAGAAACTGAATTTAAGAACGGTTCGATCTCAAGCCAAAGTGGTTGGAACCATATTCACAGTAGCAGGAGCCATGTTGATGACACTCTACAAGGGTGATGTGGTGGAGTTGTTTTGGACAAAGTATCTGCACCCTCACTATGCTGAAACAGCTACATCTACAACCTCAGACTCTTCTGATAAAGATTGGGTTACAGGATCCATTCTTCTTATTATTGCTACTTTTGCATGGGCTTCCTTTTTCATAGTTCAG AATGTGACAATGAGAAGATACACAGCACCTCTTTCACTCACTTGTTTGGTGTGCTTTATTGGTACTTTACAATCAATTGTTGTTACTTTTGTAATGGATCGCAAGCCTAATGTTTGGACCATTGGTTGGGATATGAATCTTCTTGCTGCTGCCTATGCT GGTATTGTGTCATCAAGTATTGCATACTATGTACAAGGTCTAGTAATGGAAAAAAGAGGACCAGTTTTTGTGACTGCTTTTAGTCCTCTAATGATGATCATTGTTGCAATCATGGGGTCTTTTATTTTAGCTGAAAAGATCTACATGGGAGG TGTGATGGGCTCGATCTTGATAGTTATTGGACTATACTCTGTTCTTTGGGGAAAGTACAAGGAATACAAGGAGAAAGAGTTCGCCGAACAAATTCTTGACCCTGTAAAAGCTAACTCgggtaacaacaacaataacaatgtgATGATGATTGATGTCATTGATGCTAACGACCTCGAGATGCAGAAAAATGAGATGTACAAATCATCTGTCCCAACAACGATCGCGATTAGCGCACCAATCCCGACACCACCAATGATAGCAGTGGAGACACCAAAAGTATAA